The window TGATCTCCGGTGGTGGATGgtcccgtctcgtcgtcctccggTCGTGTCCGGCGTGGGGGACGAGGGCCCGGCCGGTGATCGGGGAGCCGGCTTCGGTGGACCACCAGTTGTCGATGACGTGGGCCGACGGGGCGCCGTACTTGCCGAGCAGTTCTTGGTAGAGGGAGACGAGCGTCGGCTCGGAccgctcgccggcgaggaagagggcccTGAGGGAGCGCAGGCCACCCCTGTCGCCGACGCGGGAGAGGAACTCGCTTTCCGGGTCGTCCCGCTTGATGGCTCGCAGGGCCGTCGGGGCCGTGAACATGGTGTTGACCTTGtactcctcgacgacgcgccAGAAGGCGGACGCGTCAGGGGTGCCGACGGGCTTGCCCTCGTACAGCACCGTGGCGGCGCCCGCCAGGAGCGGCGCGTATACGATGTACGAGTGGCCGACGACCCAACCGATGTCCGAGGCGGTAAAGGCGACATCGCCCGGCCCGTGGATGTTGAACAGGTAGCTGATGGACAGGTTCAAGCCGACGGCGTGTCCGCCGGCCTCCCGCAGGACTCCCTTGGGAGCGCCCGTGGTGCCAGAGGTGTGGATGATGTAGACGGGGTCGCCGCTCGCGACGGGCACGCACTCGGCCGTCATACCCCTCGCCTTGGCGCTCCTCACGACCTTTTGCCACGTCGCCTGCCCTTGGCGACGGTTGATGGGTGCCCAGCGGATCTGGTCGCGCTGCCAGACGATTGTGCGCGGCGGTTTGTGGCTGGCCAAGGAGATGGCCTCTTCGACGAGCGGGCGGTAGGCGATGGGGGgcttggcgccgtcgatTCCGCACGAGGCGGTGAGCAGGACGGCAGGCCGGCAGGCGTCGATGCGCTGGGCGAGGGCGTTTGGAGCGAAGCCGCCGAAGACGATGGAGTGGATGGCGCCGAGGCGgttgacggcgaggatgccgacgatggcagcaGGGATCATGGGCACTGGGAAAGAAGGGGACGGCGGTCCGTCCGTCAGCTCTCGGTCCGCCCATCGGCACTCCTGCGCTCTTGGGGTTCGGGAATGGAAAGGGCCAAGGCCTGCCTACTGTAGAGCATGACAACATCGCCCTTCCGGACGCCCTCTTCCCTCAGGGCACCGGCGAGAACGGTGACTTGGTCGAGCAGGCGGCTGTAGCTGTAACGGTCCTTGGTCCCGGTCACGGGGCTGTCGTAGTAGAGGGCGACCTCGTCCCCGTGACCTGCCTCGACGTGTCTGTCGACGCAGTTGTAGCAGGTCGAAATCTCGCCGCCGGGGAACCACTCCCAGCTTTCGTGGGAGGTGGCAGAGTCGTCGGCGTTGCCATGACCGAGGACGCGATGGGTCCGTCGAAGGGCGGCGGTCGGCTTGGTATGCCACGAGAGGTGCTCGGCCTGCGCCGACCAAAACTCTTCAGGCTTGCTGAGGCTGAGGTGCAAGACGTCGTCCTGGAGGTGCGGCGCCATGGCAACGACGGCTGGATTGGGAGCCTGCGCGTTCGTCGATGGTTCTGTCcctctcggcggcgtccttTGGGTGAATGAACGGATGGATAGGTTAGTCGGAGTGGGTTgatgctggtgctggtgctggggCCGGTGCGGATGTTCGTGAAAGGAATCAGGGAGACCAGCTGGGCTTGGCCATGACATGCACCGTGGGACCGCGTTTCGACGCTCGGTTCCTTCGTTCCGGATATCGATGGCCGTTACGCAGCGTCGTGCGGTGCTGCAGCACTATCCTCGGTTATGCAACCGACGGCGCGGAGGAAGggagacgacgccgtccaACCAGGCTGGGGGTGAATCCTTCCGGAGCAAGGTATCCATTCATCCCCATCTAGGATCGAGCCGTGGACCTGGACGTGGGTGCTTCCCGCAGGGTGGAGGAAGCTCCAGAGGGTGACGGGGGGCAGCTCCAGCGGGCGAGGGGGCGAGCTCCAGTGGAGCGCCAGCGGGCCAGCATTAGGCGCGCCCCGCCAAAGGGGGTCCTCCTTTCCCGAGATCCCCCCCCTCAGCCAAGGGCTGCAagccaagtacttgtacatgtacttgaatgtACACGTGCATCTACCTGTTTTACTTGTAGCTGAACATCTCCAGCAGGGGGAGCCGTCGAGGTACAGAAACCGATGCTGGCTCGATTCCCCTTGGCAGAGCTGTCAACCTCCGCACTCCGAAACGCAATCCCGGACAAGTGGTAATGCAAAGCAAGTGATGAAGCATAAGCGCACCTGCATCTTCAGACAGGCGTTCGTCCAAAATATTAAATGCACGCACGGAGTAGGTAGTGCCTTGCAAACTTCGGATTCGTCAGCGGACGCGTCAAGCAAGGCTCCAGGGTAGCCCCGACCGTCCTACCAAAGTACGAGGATGCAGGCGCGCAGAGGAGCTCACGTGCGCTGAATGCTAATGAGCATGaaataggtaggtactgcTGATAGTGAATAGGTGTTAGAAATTACTTGTTGCATAGCCCGTACATACTGCTGctgatgtacggagtagcacaCCAGCGTATTTACGAGGACGTTTGGAAGGGCATTCGGCTGTTTGGAAGGAAGATGGCCGGCCTAGCAATGGGCATGGAATAGATATTGCTGATAGagagtaagtaggtgctAGAAATTACTTGGTGCATAGCCCGTAATACTGCTGCTGATGTTGCACCCCAGCGTTATTAAGAGTGCTTGCGTTTGGAAGGCTATTCGGCTGTTTGGAAGGAAGGTGGCCGGCCTAGCCCCCAAAGGTGTTGCCGTGTCTCGTCCGCCCTCAAACGTGACTCCAACATGCCATCGCACATGTACCACGACCTCGATCCGTCCGCTCCGACTGGAACGCACACGCCCACCTCGAACATTGCTCTTCCATGGACGGCGCCGCCTCAGACAGGGACGGAAAGGGAGCGGGACGAAGCGAGAGGCCTGAGACCGATGACAATAACGCCGCGACACAATAAGCGTGGCTGGCTTATTGTTCGACGGGCGTGCACGGCGACAGACACTCCTCCGAGTGCGTCCTACATGGCATGGCATCGCGACCCTGCCACACGCGAACAGAGGAATGAGCGAGTTCACACGTGCAGGATACACCAACTCCAAAGCGTCCTTGTACTTTGGACGATAAACGGGCGATGCAATCAATGGCGGAAGTCGTATGGAGGGCAGGCAGTGTGGCCCACTCGTCGAAGAGGCAGATGGCCAGTCGCCGAATGGGGGCTCGCAGGCACCTGCTGCAGCATGCATCACTCCACGACTACAATGCATCGTGTCTCGGCACGGGATGCATCCTCACGCCGACGAAGGGGGCAAACCGAACATGGTGAGAGAATCATGTCAAAAATAATTTGCCGGACCAAAAAACTGGTCCCCCAGCAATGCTTATTCGGTGACTCCTATATGATGTGCGAACGAGCAGATACATACATGGATGCAGCATTGAAGTTGCTAGACGAGAGCCCATAAAACAACCCGGCAGATTATATGTATATCAAAATTCCGTTCGCCGTGCTCGATGGCGGCACAAGCCTTGAGCACGTCGAGGAAAGCAGGCTCATGCCCCGAACAGGCCACGAGCGCctccacgacgacggacctGCTTCTCCTCTCTACCATTTCCAGTTGGCGCATTAGGACGGCTGGAGAAAAAAAAGGCCACATTATATTTCCGAGCGCCGAATATGAAGAAGTCCACACGCCGAGTCAAGCGACCGGCGTGCTGCCCCGTCGATCGTCGAGACAAATGAAACAGGCCATCGGTCTCCAGATCTCCGGGTGCGTATATGTCCGTATCCCAAAGTCTATATATCCGAAGAAAGCCCGCGACTCGCATCTCCTCAAACAACTCTGCACTCTGCTTTACCCGCCCAGGCCCGGCGATGACGGACGAAGTTCTGACAACTATTCAACAGAAATCGcagccgaggcggccatggcgaggcgTCACAGCGAGTTGATTTACAGGATGAAAGCGGCGAGACCGACGATACCGGCCAGGCCAGCGCCGGTAAgggcgacggccttggcggcaccggcggtgGCGATAGGGGCCGGCTCCTTGGGAGGGATGGggctgccggtgccgaccgGGGTGGGGACGACGGTGGGCTTGGCCGGGACGGTGACGTTCTTGTAGCCGGGAGCGCTGTCACGAGAGGTCAGTCGCGAGGTCCGGggatgaggacgagacgaggacgaggagagcggAGCCAGCTTACCAGTTGTGGCAGACAACAGCCGTCGTGGGGATGACCGGCTTCGAGATGGTGCAAGGGCAGTCAGTGATGGTGACGGTGCCGGGCTGTAGTTTTTCCGTCAGCTTTGGCTCACGCGGTAAGGAGGGCCAGGGCCGAGAGATGACGGCAGGCCGCCTCGACTCGGGCGCCGGCCGGGAAGGAGGGGGATAGACAAGACGTACGGTGCTGACGTGGTAGGTCTTGCTgccgtggacgaggatggtggGAGAAGGGCAGTAGGTGACGTAGGAGTTGACGACCTCGGTCACGTAGGTGACGTTGCTGGCATAGTGGGCAGTGgcgccagcggcagcggcgaggacggcggcagcggtgaACTTCATCTTGTCGGCGAATTAAGCGTCGGTTGAACGAGTGTAAGTGACTGAAAGAGTCGGCAAGTTGGAAGATGCTGAGCGAAGGTGGGTGAGAGGGAAGGGGGGAAAGAAGGAAACGGGGGGGAGCGGGAGAGGCCAAGAGGGGATAACTTTATACAACGGCGAAACAAGAGGGTGGAGCGAGCCGATAAAAAGGAGCTAGAGCAATATTACGGTACGACGAGCATGGGCATCTGCAGCCGCACAGCAAGTGCCAGACAAAGCAAGCAAGGGAAAAACAGAGATTTGTTGTTTGTGCTGCACTCGGATGCGGGTGCAcacgtacgtacagtacgtgtgtgtgtgtgcgtgtgcgctTACACCTGGGTCCAGGGACGCCGTGCCTGTTTCAAGCACCACGGGCGCGCGATACAGGGGGGGTGTGGAGGCGCCCGGTGGGGGAGATGGAGCACCATGCTCGATTTAGCCAGGGAGGCTGACGGGGTCGGGCCAGGGGTTGGAATTAGGGCGAGCCCAGGCCAGGCACCCAGGGGCCGATAGCGCAGCGGCCCTGATTTGGCGCCACGGGCGACCGTCAGccaggcgccgacggccgccagcaCGCACCCGCCAGTCACTCACGGGCGATCGCCTTTTTTGGCAGCGGGGGGGTGGGGAGAGCGAGGGAGCGTGGCGATGAATCCATCGGCAAGCATCAGCACATGCACCCAACCTACATGcatacagtacctgtacttgctgcatgCTCACAGTACCCCTATTCGTCCGTACGTACTGAAGATGCACTGTAGACGCACTGTAGATGCCGTACTTGCTCAGTAGAACTGTACTCGCTCAGTagaactgtacttgctcagtagaactgtacttgctcagtagaactgtacttgctcagtagaactgtacttgctcagtAGAACTGTACTTGTTCAGTAGAACTGTATAGGTATATACTTGCTCAGTTGAACTCTCCACCTGCTGAGTACCTACAGGTAGTGGCAATGTACTTGCAAAACCCCCGAGACTTTTGCTCATTTCCGTAGCAGCATACTAATACACCCGCAGCGCTGCGCGCGTGTAGGGAGGTGTACAGTGGAAGAAGGGTGCCTGCAAGTAGTTATGGTGgtgctcgcactcgcactccgtaccgtgcgAGCATTTTGCGGCACGCATTGCTCGTGGACGACTGGCGTCCGTCATGGGTCAATTCGCAGCAGcactactgtacggatacatgcaTCGCCGTCATTCATCGTCAGTCAAGCAAGGCAGGGGCAGGCCCCGGTAGCGAATCAAATCCGGTTGAATCATGACACGCGGTGGAAGGTGACGAGTTCAACTCGGTCCGACGGGACGGAGGTGAGCAACGCAAGCACCGAAGAATAGTACCTCTAGCGGCGCTTGCCAGCAAATGCGGACGTCAGCCGGTGCACAGTGCACCTGGGAGTGTTAATACTCGCGAGCGAGCGGGAATATGCTATGATGCCTGCTTTGggcgtacaagtaatactgcaagtacgagcgcGTGCGCGTGAGGACGGCCCAAGTAATGCACTGTACGTGTTCCGcactcgtcggcggcggcggcattgTGCTCCAGCACCGCTAAAACAGCACGCCAGCGGAGCTAGCTCTGTCATGGTCGGTTTCTGCACGTGCGCGCAGCCCGGCAACCAAGCATGCTCAGCCGAATCAGCAGGCGGCTATTTGTGACTTGCACCGGGCCGAGATTGCGTCGGTTGCCGCGGCACTTCCGGACCGCCATTGATGCATAAGTACCTTTACGTTGCGAGTACGAGTAGCCATACGAGCCCATGTACGgtaatgtacatgtacagtcaCAGGGAGGAGTAAGTACGAGGACGGAGCTTGCACGCGGGTATGATAACACTGCACGCCACCCCGTACATGGATAGCAAACAGGGACTCGCAAGTACTATACAGCAGGTAGAAGTGCACGTCTGGtacaccaagtacatgcgcggTGCAGTTCTGTTGCATGAGCTGCTGGGGCGATGATGCATGCATTTTCTCTACGaacaactacaagtacagtacatgttccGTAGACGGATACACGAATGCGCGCGAGAGGTGCACAGTGCGTACTcctgcatgcacttgcattTCTTTACAGCACTGCATGTATGAAATACATGTGCCAAAAGTGATGAATACATGTCAGTACTTTCGCacaagtgcagtaattactccatcAAACAGTCCAGATCGGGCCCCGCCGTGGGAGCCTATTTTTCTCCCCGACCCGGTTGTCAGTCAATCGAGTCCTTCGGGAGCTTCCCCTCTATTCGTGCTAACGGCCGTTTGTTCCACAGTGATGGCTGCCTGCCATTGTCAtgcgtgccgtcgacgagggcgagtgAAGGTGGGAGCTGAGGAGAATAAAACAGGGGGGGTGGGGGCTGCTACGGATGACGAATGATGACAGCTTGTTCGCCCGTCGCCAGCGGCTGCTGATTTTTCTCTCACCCTCGAATGCGCCTCGCACGTcgcgtaagtacttacatgttaagtacttgctccgtattcGCACGAGCATTAATACAAGCAGAGCACAGTAACGGACgtttttcttcttctcgcTCGACGCTAATGCAGGAACCTGATTGCTGTGGGTACACACGATTCTGCGAGTGcgtgtacttggttgtagtgtacagcacttgcgtgcatgcacaagcaAGTGTACGGTACGGATCACTCCGTATGTGTACGCACACCACTGCAAAGGCCCGCGATGTGCCTCGCAAGGAACCGAACCACCTCCCCTGCTGTCTGTCACTGCGCCGATTCTtgcttgcacatgcacgtatCTCGTACGAAATCCAAATTCCATAATATTGCACAATCTCCTGGTTGTATTATTGTGGACCGGCGACTACACGTACAACCGTCATTGTGCAATGCTGGCGGGGGACTCGTTGATGCACGAGAACCTGGTGAGCGTACACCTAACCTACTTGGCTGCATCCGCTGTGCTTGTTGCATACGAGCGAGAGACTAACTATCTGTATGCCCATCGTCCTTCCCAGTGACTAGTGCATTGCTGAAGGCGCGTTGTATTACTTGCGGATCCAAACAACAGAGCATTGCTCTCCGGCAACGGGCATGAACTGCGTTCATCACAACAAGCCCCCACCCGCAGCACGCTTGCACCCAGTGCGCGTACGTCTacgcgcacatgtactgtacatgcatgcttGTGCGCTTGCCGATACCGGTGCATGCACTGTGGAAGCACTCGCAGGCACACAACAAACAGATGAGGGCACAATGTGCCGTGCActgtgtacaagtacagtggtagtgcggagtacacttgcaaGCCACCTTTGGTTGTGCCCCCAACGAGCATTCGAGTCTTGCAGGCCGTGGCTCCCCAAAACTGGGATTCGTGTTAATAGCGGATGTTttagtgcatgtacttgcgcctGAACAGTACTTTCATACGAGCATACTTACAATCCCTCCTAGGGCGAAAAGCGTTGCTCAGAGGAGCCCGCCTCTCGTCGTGGTGTTGTCCTCCCAGCAACATGAGGGTGAAAAAAAATACAATCTTA of the Drechmeria coniospora strain ARSEF 6962 chromosome 01, whole genome shotgun sequence genome contains:
- a CDS encoding acetate-CoA ligase; translated protein: MAPHLQDDVLHLSLSKPEEFWSAQAEHLSWHTKPTAALRRTHRVLGHGNADDSATSHESWEWFPGGEISTCYNCVDRHVEAGHGDEVALYYDSPVTGTKDRYSYSRLLDQVTVLAGALREEGVRKGDVVMLYMPMIPAAIVGILAVNRLGAIHSIVFGGFAPNALAQRIDACRPAVLLTASCGIDGAKPPIAYRPLVEEAISLASHKPPRTIVWQRDQIRWAPINRRQGQATWQKVVRSAKARGMTAECVPVASGDPVYIIHTSGTTGAPKGVLREAGGHAVGLNLSISYLFNIHGPGDVAFTASDIGWVVGHSYIVYAPLLAGAATVLYEGKPVGTPDASAFWRVVEEYKVNTMFTAPTALRAIKRDDPESEFLSRVGDRGGLRSLRALFLAGERSEPTLVSLYQELLGKYGAPSAHVIDNWWSTEAGSPITGRALVPHAGHDRRTTRRDHPPPEIKPGSAGKPMPGFDVRIVDDAGAEVARGTMGNIVLGMPLAPTGFRTLWQDEERFYKGYLKRFNGKWLDTGDSGWIDNEGYVHVMSRNDDVLNVSAHRLSSGGIEQAVASHPLVAECCVVGIPDALKGQRPFAFVTLSTADHPTSAIPSDEVASEIQALVRKHVGAIASLGGIIQGKGMIPKTRSGKTLRRVLRELVENAVHGEFDKQVAVPSTVEDAAVVEVARAKVREYFRSHGEKHEAVEERVQAKL